In one Sphingomonas sp. S1-29 genomic region, the following are encoded:
- a CDS encoding fimbria/pilus periplasmic chaperone, with product MSTRMKVTRSFVVVAAIATTAHVGAYDLKPIVFQLAPSGPGSSQAMMITNSHEVPIAIEVRAYGRKQLADGEDVLTPEDDDIVIYPPQMVIQPKTSQSFKVQWVGDPAPKHELSYRIVTNQLPIKFKRAESNGRVADVTMKYRYEAALYVVPKGATPSASLTSVTRVAEAGGAASLELRIRSDGTLRAVLDQPSLQLTTATGRILSLTGDQVKPLAGLNILPGVERVVRIPAPDGLETGALQGQLKTKYTTL from the coding sequence ATGTCGACGCGTATGAAAGTCACACGATCATTTGTTGTAGTAGCAGCGATCGCAACAACCGCCCATGTGGGCGCTTACGATCTTAAGCCAATCGTCTTCCAGCTGGCGCCTTCTGGCCCTGGTTCAAGCCAAGCCATGATGATCACCAATTCGCACGAAGTGCCGATCGCTATCGAAGTGCGCGCGTACGGGCGAAAGCAATTGGCTGACGGGGAGGATGTGCTTACGCCAGAGGATGACGATATCGTCATATATCCGCCCCAAATGGTGATTCAGCCCAAGACCAGCCAAAGCTTTAAAGTTCAGTGGGTCGGGGATCCAGCTCCAAAGCACGAGCTTTCCTATCGAATCGTGACGAACCAGCTCCCGATCAAATTCAAACGCGCAGAGTCAAACGGCCGCGTCGCCGATGTGACGATGAAATATCGTTATGAGGCAGCGCTGTATGTGGTTCCCAAGGGGGCGACGCCATCAGCCTCTTTAACGTCAGTCACGAGAGTTGCCGAAGCCGGTGGTGCGGCTTCTCTGGAGCTGCGAATCCGTTCGGATGGCACGCTCCGAGCCGTTCTCGACCAGCCATCGTTACAACTGACCACGGCCACGGGCCGAATCCTCAGTTTGACGGGCGATCAAGTCAAACCCCTGGCTGGGCTTAACATCCTGCCTGGCGTGGAACGGGTCGTGCGTATTCCCGCGCCAGATGGCCTTGAGACGGGGGCACTACAGGGACAGCTGAAAACTAAGTATACGACGCTTTAA
- a CDS encoding response regulator transcription factor, protein MSKPLSVVLVCQGSLFCEMIGKALKAEGMTVSASTRNFQVAAKTVVNPADVGIYVDTHHSADGEQLAAMAANVPVANWIVMHDENDSDFYSAMVARGKPACSVPTDLSCEALGHLVALAAEVPRICIGEQNGIIRYQSRSKAILTAKLDRGQKELLQLISQGMSNKEIARGIACTENTVKMRVRALLTKLGVANRTQAGVLAAWAECIGCSQPSEAQASGLYRRRKDDQASLFN, encoded by the coding sequence ATGTCCAAGCCGCTATCTGTGGTCCTAGTTTGTCAGGGTTCACTGTTCTGCGAAATGATCGGTAAAGCGCTAAAGGCCGAAGGGATGACTGTATCGGCGTCGACACGAAATTTTCAGGTGGCCGCCAAGACAGTCGTCAATCCGGCCGACGTCGGCATCTATGTGGACACCCACCATTCCGCCGATGGTGAGCAGCTAGCTGCCATGGCCGCGAATGTTCCAGTTGCAAACTGGATCGTAATGCATGACGAAAACGATAGCGATTTCTATTCGGCAATGGTCGCTCGCGGCAAGCCGGCCTGCAGCGTTCCGACCGATCTTTCTTGCGAAGCGTTGGGTCATCTCGTGGCCCTGGCGGCTGAAGTTCCTAGGATCTGTATCGGAGAGCAAAACGGCATCATCCGATACCAGTCCCGCAGCAAAGCCATCTTAACCGCAAAGCTTGATCGTGGTCAGAAGGAATTGCTGCAATTGATTTCGCAGGGCATGTCGAACAAGGAAATTGCGCGCGGCATAGCTTGCACCGAAAATACCGTAAAAATGCGCGTACGTGCATTGCTCACGAAGCTTGGTGTGGCAAACCGTACGCAGGCAGGAGTGCTTGCGGCCTGGGCCGAATGCATAGGGTGCTCTCAGCCGAGCGAGGCTCAAGCATCGGGATTGTATCGGCGCCGGAAGGACGATCAGGCATCGCTGTTCAACTGA
- a CDS encoding IS3 family transposase (programmed frameshift) yields MKRSRFTEEQIIAILREQEAGSKTADVCRKHGVSSATFDRWKATYGGMDVSQARKLKVLEDENARLKRLLADAMLDNAVLKEVAFKKLVRPAVRRRAVEDVRQLFGISERRACAILGVDRSSMRYAHRRGDDGDLRSRLREIALERRRFGYRRLGIMLASEGIVMNHKKLLRLYREENLRVRRRRGRKRAMGTRAPMTLPQGPNQRWSLDFVSDTLVCSRRIRILAVVDDFTRENLALVVDTSLSGARVARELDAIIAMRGKPLMIVSDNGTELTSLAILRWSQDRQIEWHYIAPGKPQQNGYVESFNGRLRDECLNETLFASLSHARSVLRAWRDDYNHVRPHSGIGGLTPADAARRVAQPHLPGHPGSPGLYL; encoded by the exons ATGAAGCGCAGCAGGTTTACCGAGGAGCAGATCATAGCGATCTTGCGGGAGCAGGAGGCTGGATCGAAGACGGCGGACGTTTGCCGCAAGCACGGCGTGAGCAGTGCGACGTTCGACAGATGGAAGGCGACCTATGGCGGCATGGACGTGTCGCAGGCGCGCAAGCTGAAGGTGCTTGAGGACGAGAACGCGCGACTGAAGCGCCTGTTGGCCGATGCGATGCTGGACAATGCGGTGCTGAAGGAGGTTGCCT TCAAAAAACTGGTGAGGCCTGCCGTTCGTCGGAGGGCTGTCGAGGATGTTCGGCAGCTCTTCGGCATCAGCGAGCGTCGGGCCTGTGCCATCCTTGGCGTGGATCGATCGTCGATGCGCTATGCGCATAGGCGTGGTGATGATGGCGACCTGCGGTCGCGTCTTCGCGAGATCGCGCTGGAACGTCGCCGGTTCGGTTATCGGCGTCTGGGGATCATGCTGGCCAGCGAGGGCATCGTGATGAACCACAAGAAGCTGCTGCGGCTGTATCGCGAGGAGAACCTGCGTGTGCGGCGTCGGCGGGGCCGCAAGCGAGCGATGGGAACGCGGGCACCGATGACGCTGCCGCAAGGACCGAACCAGCGTTGGAGCCTGGACTTTGTGAGTGATACGCTGGTGTGCAGCCGGCGTATCCGCATCCTTGCCGTTGTCGATGACTTCACGCGCGAGAACCTGGCGCTGGTGGTCGATACGTCGCTGTCGGGTGCTCGCGTGGCACGTGAGCTTGATGCGATCATCGCGATGCGCGGCAAGCCGCTGATGATCGTCAGCGACAATGGGACCGAGCTGACCAGTCTGGCAATCCTGCGCTGGTCGCAAGACCGGCAGATCGAGTGGCACTATATCGCGCCCGGCAAGCCGCAGCAGAACGGCTACGTCGAGAGCTTTAATGGTCGCTTGCGCGACGAATGCCTGAACGAAACGCTGTTCGCCTCGCTCAGCCATGCCCGGTCAGTGCTGCGGGCATGGCGCGACGACTACAACCATGTGCGGCCGCATAGCGGGATAGGCGGGCTGACGCCCGCCGATGCTGCCAGGCGAGTTGCACAACCCCACCTGCCAGGGCACCCTGGCAGCCCCGGACTCTACTTATGA
- a CDS encoding alkaline phosphatase D family protein, with protein sequence MTDRQRTTRLDLSRRHLLRCFGAGAVTAFALPWAGRALADPVFSTYPFQLGIASGEPAPDGFVIWTRLAPDPFALDHGMPSAGVEVAWEVAEDERFQTVAQKGVAVARPELGHAVHVEVAGLQPGRPYWYRFVAGRERSGAGRAMTTPAFGAPLDRVRFAVAGCQNYEQGYFTAHRHLASQNPDFVFCYGDYIYEGRGNRLRNGPDGPVESVRQHFGGEIYSIEDYRRRYAQYKMDTDLQAAHAAAPWFVTWDDHEIDNNWVDSLDQDGTPAPIFALRRQMAMQAYYEHMPLRASSLPVGPSMQLYRQARYGNLLDLNLLDTRQYRTDQPCGDRWGAGCADISQARAEVLGKRQHDWLMANLSGSKAKWKALAQQVMVMDLDRDPGPETTENLDSWAGYRVPRERLLSGLRDRRIANAVVLTGDEHQNYAGELHIDGKNPGRDPIATEFVATSITSGGDGEDQRPQTVEIQKVNPQLKFHNSRRGYLMCDVDGERWQTDYIVMDQVSDRKGIASSRQKLVVEAGAARLQMG encoded by the coding sequence ATGACCGATCGGCAGCGCACGACCCGCCTGGATTTGTCGCGGCGGCATCTGCTCCGGTGCTTCGGCGCCGGCGCGGTCACCGCCTTCGCCTTGCCCTGGGCGGGGCGCGCGCTCGCCGATCCGGTCTTTTCGACCTATCCGTTCCAGCTAGGCATCGCCTCGGGCGAGCCCGCGCCCGACGGGTTCGTCATCTGGACGCGGCTCGCCCCCGATCCCTTCGCGCTCGATCACGGGATGCCGTCGGCGGGGGTCGAGGTCGCGTGGGAAGTCGCCGAGGACGAGCGCTTCCAGACCGTGGCGCAAAAGGGCGTCGCGGTTGCCCGCCCCGAACTCGGCCATGCGGTGCATGTCGAGGTCGCGGGGCTACAGCCTGGGCGCCCCTATTGGTACCGCTTCGTCGCCGGGCGCGAGCGCAGCGGCGCCGGGCGTGCGATGACGACGCCCGCCTTTGGCGCGCCGCTCGATCGGGTGCGCTTCGCGGTCGCAGGGTGCCAGAATTACGAACAGGGCTATTTCACCGCGCACCGTCATCTCGCCAGCCAGAACCCCGATTTCGTGTTCTGCTATGGCGATTACATCTACGAAGGCCGCGGCAATCGCCTGCGCAATGGCCCCGACGGCCCGGTCGAAAGCGTCCGCCAGCATTTCGGCGGCGAGATATATTCGATCGAGGATTATCGCCGCCGCTACGCGCAGTACAAGATGGACACCGACCTGCAGGCGGCGCACGCCGCAGCGCCCTGGTTCGTGACCTGGGACGATCACGAGATCGACAATAATTGGGTCGATTCGCTCGATCAGGATGGCACCCCGGCGCCGATCTTCGCGCTTCGCCGCCAGATGGCGATGCAGGCCTATTACGAGCATATGCCGCTGCGCGCGTCGTCGCTGCCGGTCGGGCCGTCGATGCAATTGTACCGCCAGGCGCGCTACGGCAATCTGCTCGACCTGAACCTGCTCGACACCCGGCAATATCGTACCGACCAGCCTTGCGGCGATCGCTGGGGTGCGGGTTGTGCCGACATTTCGCAGGCCCGTGCCGAGGTGCTCGGCAAGCGCCAGCACGACTGGCTGATGGCCAATCTATCGGGGTCGAAGGCGAAGTGGAAGGCGCTCGCGCAGCAGGTGATGGTGATGGACCTCGACCGCGATCCGGGGCCCGAGACGACCGAGAACCTCGATAGCTGGGCGGGCTATCGCGTCCCGCGCGAGCGGCTGCTGTCGGGGCTGCGCGACCGGCGGATCGCCAATGCGGTGGTGCTGACCGGCGACGAGCACCAGAATTATGCCGGCGAATTGCATATCGACGGCAAGAACCCCGGCCGCGACCCGATCGCGACCGAGTTCGTCGCGACCTCGATCACCAGCGGCGGCGATGGCGAGGACCAGCGACCGCAGACCGTCGAGATCCAGAAGGTCAACCCGCAGCTCAAATTCCACAACTCGCGGCGCGGGTATCTGATGTGCGACGTCGACGGCGAGCGCTGGCAGACCGACTATATCGTCATGGACCAGGTGAGCGACCGCAAGGGGATCGCGAGTTCGCGGCAGAAGCTGGTGGTGGAGGCTGGGGCTGCGCGGCTGCAGATGGGGTGA
- a CDS encoding TonB-dependent receptor: MRHTLFVGAAIAALVSPVAVSAQQITSGIEGSVRDAAGAALPGAEVVVTDTRTGASRTLTANDTGAFRTDGLVTGGPYTIAVTAAGYEGQTIEQAFIDLQGNTSFNFALVEGAGEIVVTGARAQQTQLAIGPGQSFGTEDLQDFPSITRDIRDIIRFDPRVRLDRANEVDRISCLGGNDRSNTFTVDGAIQTDTYGLNGTPFASRNTLPLPFDAIRETSVEFAPYDVQYGQFTGCAINVVTKSGENKFHGSGFFTYTDGSLLGSKIDGEDFPQVSGSEKRFGGTLSGPIIKDRLFFFAGYEQTELGDTQNLGPLGAGFPNEQEFITEAQFNEVSTIVRDVYGIDSGGIARDLTESSQRYFGRLDWYITDGQRLEVSYQRLEEQNTEPDGLGNTVATGINSFESEGTVSDYYAGRLYSNWTDNFTTELRVSHAKVQDVQGPVGGGEAQSDNPIPRIVVGIQNGDEQGSFLAGPGFSRTSNELLTEITQAKAKASLTAGNHTLTLGAELNHLYVLNLFGQNTTGTLTFANIADLRAGLLSGGTNTNPNAEAILGGQGAGAYGNFTASGDINDATAIWSRSIYTFYAQDDWQVTPQLSVLGGVRVDWFDGDAPTNNPNFVDRYGFSNSVPFSKFDPVVLPRVGFTYDFENDGFLSRTVIQGGAGIFSGGDPAVYFSNAFQNNGIALGFGSTGTTAAQGGTCGAARINVLQGGTFTGVPQCIRNDAARQASTGTADTQSVDPNFAQPTVLRANIGLRTRFGVGTGFFDDWSIQLDYIYSRFRNPISLVDLSQVVDTRLGLNGYSIDGRPIYRAIDPSRSGCDAVLLGGGGSPPQYSNVTTQCFGGTRDDELQLTNGRSYNAHTVSAILQKTFPGLLTAGGQTRFNLGYAYNNAKNNRFNNGTAATGNFDGAAVFDLQDVATATAEYETRHNITFGLDFSEKFVGDYATQFGIAFFASEGTPYSFTFNQPSLLLPATMNQTATNTAVRFADEQSGAGQLLYVPTGPTDPNVVYINGTGTQLNANATRDALDAYISGDECLSKARGRSISRNTCRNDWYYDLDLRISQELPGPGRLLGVGDKLRVYADFDNFLNILDSAWNIRRSRGTSIPVLTGAVDPQGRYVYSNFNPNDDNDVTTSASLWRIQVGVNYSF, translated from the coding sequence ATGCGCCACACGCTGTTCGTGGGCGCGGCCATTGCCGCGCTCGTCTCTCCTGTTGCCGTTTCGGCGCAGCAGATCACCTCGGGGATCGAAGGGTCGGTCCGCGACGCCGCGGGCGCTGCGCTGCCGGGTGCCGAAGTGGTCGTCACCGACACGCGCACCGGTGCTTCGCGCACACTGACGGCGAACGACACCGGCGCTTTCCGCACCGATGGCCTGGTCACCGGCGGCCCCTACACGATCGCGGTCACCGCGGCGGGGTATGAAGGGCAGACGATCGAACAGGCGTTCATCGATCTCCAGGGCAACACCAGCTTCAACTTCGCGCTGGTCGAAGGCGCGGGCGAGATCGTCGTCACCGGCGCGCGGGCGCAGCAGACCCAGCTCGCGATCGGGCCAGGCCAGTCGTTCGGCACCGAAGACCTGCAGGATTTCCCCTCGATCACGCGTGACATCCGCGACATCATCCGCTTCGATCCGCGCGTGCGGCTCGATCGCGCGAACGAAGTCGATCGCATCTCGTGCCTGGGCGGCAACGACCGGTCGAACACCTTCACCGTCGACGGTGCGATCCAGACCGACACCTATGGCCTGAACGGTACGCCGTTTGCGTCGCGCAACACGCTGCCGCTGCCGTTCGACGCGATCCGCGAGACTTCGGTCGAATTCGCGCCCTATGACGTGCAATATGGCCAGTTCACCGGCTGCGCGATCAACGTCGTCACCAAGTCGGGTGAGAACAAGTTCCACGGCTCGGGTTTCTTCACCTATACCGATGGCAGCCTGCTGGGGTCGAAGATCGATGGCGAGGATTTCCCGCAAGTCAGCGGCAGCGAGAAGCGCTTCGGTGGCACGCTGTCGGGTCCGATCATCAAGGACCGGCTGTTCTTCTTCGCAGGCTATGAGCAGACCGAGCTCGGCGATACGCAGAATCTCGGGCCGCTGGGGGCAGGGTTCCCCAATGAGCAGGAATTCATCACCGAGGCGCAGTTCAACGAAGTCTCGACGATCGTCCGCGACGTCTATGGCATCGACAGCGGCGGTATCGCGCGCGACCTGACCGAAAGCAGCCAGCGTTATTTCGGCCGGCTCGACTGGTACATCACCGACGGCCAGCGGCTCGAAGTGTCGTATCAGCGGCTCGAGGAACAGAATACCGAGCCCGATGGCCTAGGCAACACGGTTGCAACCGGCATCAACAGCTTCGAATCCGAAGGCACCGTCTCGGATTATTATGCTGGACGCCTGTATTCAAATTGGACCGATAACTTCACCACCGAACTTCGCGTGTCGCACGCCAAGGTGCAGGACGTGCAGGGCCCGGTCGGTGGCGGCGAGGCGCAGTCGGACAATCCGATCCCCCGCATCGTTGTCGGTATCCAGAATGGCGACGAGCAGGGAAGCTTTCTGGCTGGCCCAGGTTTCTCGCGCACCTCGAACGAGTTGCTCACCGAAATCACCCAGGCCAAGGCGAAGGCCAGCCTGACCGCGGGCAACCACACCCTGACCTTGGGCGCCGAACTCAACCATCTGTACGTGCTGAACCTGTTCGGCCAGAACACCACCGGCACGCTGACCTTCGCCAACATCGCCGATCTGCGCGCCGGGCTGCTGTCGGGCGGCACCAACACCAACCCCAATGCCGAGGCGATCCTGGGGGGGCAGGGCGCGGGCGCCTATGGCAACTTCACCGCATCGGGCGACATCAACGACGCGACCGCGATCTGGTCGCGCTCGATCTACACCTTCTACGCGCAGGATGATTGGCAGGTGACGCCGCAGTTGAGCGTGCTGGGCGGCGTCCGCGTCGACTGGTTCGATGGCGATGCACCGACCAACAACCCGAATTTCGTCGACCGCTACGGCTTCAGCAATTCGGTGCCGTTCAGCAAGTTCGACCCGGTCGTGCTGCCGCGCGTGGGCTTCACTTATGATTTCGAGAATGACGGCTTCCTGTCGCGCACCGTGATCCAGGGCGGCGCGGGCATCTTTTCGGGTGGCGATCCCGCGGTGTATTTCTCGAACGCCTTCCAGAACAACGGCATCGCGCTCGGCTTCGGCTCGACGGGCACGACCGCAGCGCAGGGCGGCACCTGCGGCGCCGCGCGCATCAACGTGCTGCAGGGTGGCACCTTCACCGGGGTGCCGCAGTGCATCCGCAACGATGCCGCGCGCCAGGCGAGCACCGGCACCGCCGACACCCAGTCGGTTGATCCGAACTTCGCCCAGCCGACCGTGCTGCGCGCCAATATCGGGCTTCGGACGCGCTTCGGCGTCGGCACCGGCTTCTTCGACGATTGGAGCATCCAGCTCGACTATATCTATAGCCGCTTCCGCAACCCGATCAGCTTGGTCGATCTGTCGCAGGTCGTCGATACCCGGCTCGGCTTGAACGGGTACAGCATCGACGGTCGGCCGATCTATCGGGCGATCGATCCCAGCCGCAGCGGCTGCGATGCGGTATTGCTAGGCGGCGGCGGTTCGCCGCCACAGTATAGCAACGTCACCACGCAATGCTTCGGCGGAACGCGCGACGACGAACTGCAGCTGACGAACGGTCGCAGCTATAACGCGCACACCGTGTCGGCGATCCTGCAAAAGACCTTCCCGGGGCTGCTGACCGCGGGTGGCCAGACGCGCTTCAACCTTGGCTATGCGTACAACAACGCCAAGAACAACCGCTTCAACAACGGCACCGCTGCAACGGGCAATTTCGACGGCGCGGCGGTGTTCGATCTGCAGGACGTGGCAACCGCGACCGCCGAATATGAGACGCGGCACAACATCACCTTCGGGCTCGACTTCAGCGAGAAGTTCGTCGGCGACTATGCCACGCAGTTTGGCATCGCGTTCTTCGCCAGCGAGGGCACGCCGTACAGCTTCACGTTCAATCAGCCGAGCTTGCTGCTCCCGGCAACCATGAACCAGACTGCCACGAACACTGCGGTACGTTTTGCCGACGAACAATCGGGTGCGGGGCAGTTGCTCTATGTCCCAACGGGGCCAACCGATCCTAATGTCGTCTATATCAACGGCACCGGGACGCAGTTGAATGCGAATGCTACCCGCGACGCGCTCGACGCGTATATTTCGGGAGACGAATGCCTGTCGAAGGCGCGGGGCCGCAGCATATCGCGCAACACCTGCCGCAACGACTGGTATTATGATCTCGATCTTCGGATCAGCCAGGAACTGCCTGGGCCGGGCCGCTTGCTCGGGGTAGGCGATAAGCTGCGCGTTTATGCGGATTTCGACAATTTCCTGAATATTCTCGACAGTGCTTGGAACATCCGTCGCAGCCGCGGCACATCGATCCCGGTGCTGACGGGGGCGGTCGATCCGCAGGGCCGCTATGTTTATTCGAACTTCAACCCGAACGACGACAACGACGTGACGACTTCGGCTTCGCTGTGGCGGATCCAGGTCGGCGTGAACTATTCGTTCTAA
- a CDS encoding 2OG-Fe(II) oxygenase family protein, with product MSSPIDTPEPSLRAHALAAYSRGDDDAAGLVAAALAADPLDGGVLIADATLALERQSPNALDRLIAMLARAPDWIDGHVALARLRWGAGDRDGFAASIEQALRVLPRHAGLWMRYMELLAESGQPLRAADVAADLRRRGGDVPALRLIEARHAGAAGALDRAGALLDGLDAILPGHAAASARYRLQRGDAQAAVPMLDRARAADPADIGLWALTELAWRATDDPRHRWLIDPGTMIAAVDVVADADTRSSVVETLRRLHRVGWPALGQSVRGGTQTRGNLALNAEPSIALLFDRLRPLLAEQARNVRAADPDHPLTGVAGEINAAWSIRIEGPGHHVAHVHPGGALSSALHLTVPPDTRGNEGWLELGRPPADIALPLEPLVSFAPVPGRMILFPSFLYHGTVSFGTGERLTVAFDVA from the coding sequence ATGAGCAGCCCGATCGACACCCCCGAACCCAGCCTGCGGGCGCACGCGCTGGCGGCCTATTCGCGCGGCGATGACGATGCGGCAGGGTTGGTCGCAGCGGCGCTCGCCGCCGATCCGCTCGACGGCGGCGTGCTGATCGCCGACGCCACGCTGGCGTTGGAACGACAAAGCCCCAATGCGCTCGACCGCTTGATCGCGATGCTGGCGCGCGCGCCCGACTGGATCGACGGGCATGTCGCATTGGCGCGGCTGCGCTGGGGCGCGGGCGATCGCGATGGGTTCGCGGCATCGATCGAGCAGGCGCTACGCGTGCTGCCGCGCCATGCCGGGCTGTGGATGCGCTACATGGAGCTGCTCGCGGAGAGCGGGCAGCCGTTGCGCGCCGCCGATGTCGCAGCCGATTTGCGCCGCCGCGGCGGCGACGTGCCCGCGCTCCGGCTGATCGAAGCGCGCCACGCCGGCGCCGCGGGCGCGCTCGATCGTGCCGGAGCATTGCTCGATGGCTTGGACGCGATACTGCCCGGCCATGCCGCGGCATCGGCGCGCTACCGGCTGCAACGCGGTGACGCGCAGGCCGCGGTGCCAATGCTCGACCGCGCGCGCGCAGCCGATCCAGCGGACATCGGGTTGTGGGCGCTTACCGAACTCGCCTGGCGCGCGACCGACGACCCACGCCACCGGTGGTTGATCGACCCCGGCACGATGATCGCCGCGGTCGACGTCGTTGCCGATGCCGATACGCGCAGCAGCGTGGTCGAGACGCTGCGCCGATTGCATCGCGTCGGCTGGCCGGCGCTCGGGCAAAGCGTCCGCGGCGGCACCCAGACGCGCGGCAACCTCGCGCTGAACGCCGAGCCTTCGATCGCGCTGCTGTTCGACAGGCTGAGGCCGTTGCTCGCCGAACAGGCCCGGAACGTACGCGCGGCCGACCCCGACCACCCGCTGACGGGGGTCGCTGGCGAGATCAACGCCGCATGGTCGATCCGGATCGAAGGACCCGGGCATCACGTCGCGCACGTCCATCCGGGCGGCGCGCTCAGCTCAGCGCTGCACCTGACGGTGCCGCCGGACACCCGCGGCAACGAAGGCTGGCTCGAACTCGGTCGCCCGCCGGCAGACATCGCGCTGCCGCTCGAACCCCTCGTCAGCTTCGCGCCGGTGCCGGGGCGGATGATCCTGTTTCCCAGCTTTCTGTATCACGGCACCGTCTCGTTCGGGACCGGCGAGCGCCTTACGGTAGCGTTCGACGTCGCTTGA
- a CDS encoding Gfo/Idh/MocA family protein produces the protein MTANFDRRALLAGGLAASAATVMPISEAFAQRRRGSANDKVQVGLIGCKGMGWADLTAMCKGADVTPVALCDVDAKVLAERGAELKKASGRAPKLYGDYRQMLDDKSVDAVIIATPDHWHALQLVDAMSAGKDVYCEKPLGNSIAECRAMVAAKQRHNRVVQVGQWQRSNQHWADAIAHVHSGGIGRVRKVKAWAYMGWMKRVAPQPDQAPPPGVDYDRWLGPAQLHAFNPNRFHFSWRWYWDYAGGLMTDWGVHLMDIALLGMKAQVPSSVSSLGGAYGYPDSAMETPDTQTALFDFGAYSVEWEHAVGISHGPFGGHDHGVAFVGETGTLVVDRSKWWVSPEMSDGKPMTPAIPVTQAKDDGLDRHTADFIACVKDRTRTPACPIESAANTAIVCQMGNVAWRTGRKVEWDAAAGQFKGDVEANALITPRYRAPYRLPV, from the coding sequence ATGACCGCCAACTTCGATCGCCGCGCGCTGCTTGCCGGCGGCCTCGCCGCATCGGCCGCGACCGTCATGCCCATCAGCGAGGCGTTCGCACAGCGCAGGCGGGGATCGGCCAATGACAAGGTCCAGGTCGGCTTGATCGGCTGCAAGGGCATGGGCTGGGCGGACCTCACCGCGATGTGCAAGGGTGCCGATGTCACCCCGGTCGCGCTGTGCGACGTCGATGCCAAGGTCCTCGCCGAGCGCGGCGCCGAGCTCAAAAAGGCCTCGGGCCGCGCGCCGAAGCTTTATGGCGACTACCGCCAGATGCTCGACGACAAATCGGTCGACGCGGTGATCATCGCCACCCCCGACCACTGGCACGCGCTCCAGCTCGTCGACGCCATGTCGGCGGGCAAGGACGTGTATTGCGAAAAGCCGCTCGGCAATTCGATCGCCGAATGCCGCGCCATGGTCGCCGCCAAGCAGCGCCACAACCGCGTCGTCCAGGTCGGCCAGTGGCAGCGCAGCAACCAGCATTGGGCGGACGCGATCGCGCATGTCCATTCGGGCGGCATCGGCCGCGTGCGCAAGGTGAAGGCCTGGGCCTATATGGGCTGGATGAAGCGCGTCGCCCCGCAGCCCGACCAGGCGCCGCCGCCGGGCGTCGACTATGACCGCTGGCTCGGCCCGGCGCAGCTGCACGCCTTCAACCCCAACCGCTTCCACTTCAGCTGGCGCTGGTATTGGGACTATGCCGGCGGCCTGATGACCGATTGGGGCGTCCACCTGATGGACATCGCGCTGCTGGGGATGAAGGCGCAGGTGCCCAGTTCGGTCAGCTCGCTGGGCGGCGCGTATGGCTATCCCGACTCGGCGATGGAGACCCCCGACACCCAGACCGCGCTGTTCGACTTCGGCGCCTATTCGGTCGAATGGGAGCATGCGGTCGGTATCAGCCATGGCCCCTTCGGCGGCCATGATCATGGCGTGGCCTTTGTCGGCGAGACGGGCACGTTGGTGGTCGACCGCAGCAAATGGTGGGTCTCGCCCGAGATGAGCGACGGCAAGCCCATGACCCCGGCAATTCCGGTGACCCAGGCCAAGGACGACGGGCTCGATCGACACACCGCGGACTTCATCGCCTGCGTGAAGGATCGCACGCGCACCCCCGCCTGCCCGATCGAATCGGCGGCCAACACCGCCATCGTTTGCCAGATGGGCAACGTCGCGTGGCGCACCGGTCGCAAGGTCGAATGGGACGCGGCGGCGGGGCAGTTCAAGGGCGACGTCGAAGCGAATGCGCTGATCACGCCGCGCTACCGCGCGCCTTACCGCCTGCCCGTGTAG
- a CDS encoding DNA-3-methyladenine glycosylase — protein MLRGAMPAPASAPNPCGPAIPTAFFARDANIVARALIGADLRFDGVGGIIVETEAYDATDPASHSFKGATPRNAAMFGPPGRAYVYRSYGIHWCLNLVCGAEGEGSAVLIRAIEPTAGLAEMARRRSLTDPRRLCSGPGRLCQALGIDGSANHVPLDRPPFELFAASGLQPVVAGPRIGITRGTDLPWRYSAKGSKFLSRPQ, from the coding sequence ATGCTACGCGGCGCGATGCCAGCGCCAGCATCCGCCCCGAACCCCTGCGGCCCCGCGATACCCACCGCGTTCTTCGCTCGCGACGCCAACATCGTGGCGCGCGCTTTGATCGGCGCCGACCTGCGTTTCGACGGCGTCGGCGGGATCATCGTCGAAACCGAAGCCTATGACGCGACCGATCCGGCGTCGCACAGCTTCAAGGGCGCGACCCCGCGCAACGCCGCGATGTTCGGCCCACCCGGCCGCGCCTATGTCTATCGAAGCTACGGCATCCATTGGTGTCTGAACCTCGTCTGCGGGGCCGAGGGGGAGGGCAGCGCGGTGCTGATCCGCGCAATCGAACCCACCGCCGGGCTGGCCGAGATGGCGCGCCGGCGCAGCCTCACCGATCCGCGGCGGTTGTGCTCGGGCCCCGGTCGGCTCTGCCAGGCGCTCGGCATCGACGGGTCGGCGAACCACGTGCCCCTCGATCGCCCGCCCTTCGAACTCTTCGCAGCCTCCGGGCTGCAGCCGGTCGTCGCCGGCCCGCGGATCGGCATCACGCGCGGCACCGATCTGCCATGGCGCTACAGCGCCAAAGGATCGAAATTCCTGAGCCGTCCACAGTGA